Proteins encoded by one window of Taeniopygia guttata chromosome 1A, bTaeGut7.mat, whole genome shotgun sequence:
- the BTG1 gene encoding protein BTG1: MHPALYTRASMIREIAAAVGFISKFLRTKGLMNERQLQTFSQCLQELLAEHYKHHWFPEKPCKGSGYRCIRINHKMDPLIGQAAQRIGLSSQELFQLLPSELTLWVDPYEVSYRIGEDGSICVLYEAAPAGGSQSNTNMQMVDSRISCKEELLLGRTSPSKSYNMMTVSG, translated from the exons aTGCATCCCGCCCTGTACACCCGGGCCAGCATGATACGTGAGATCGCCGCGGCCGTGGGCTTCATCTCCAAGTTCCTGCGGACCAAGGGGCTGATGAACGAGCGGCAGCTGCAGACCTTCAGCCagtgcctgcaggagctgctggcag aacATTATAAACACCACTGGTTTCCAGAAAAGCCATGCAAGGGATCAGGTTACCGATGTATCCGGATCAACCATAAAATGGATCCTCTCATTGGACAGGCAGCACAGCGGATTGGATTGAGCAGTCAGGAACTGTTTCAGCTTCTTCCGAGTGAACTCACTCTCTGGGTTGACCCGTATGAAGTGTCCTATCGCATTGGAGAGGATGGCTCCATCTGTGTGCTGTATGAAGCTGCACCAGCAGGAGGTAGCCAAAGTAACACCAACATGCAAATGGTAGACAGCAGAATAAGCTGTAAGGAGGAACTTCTCTTGGGCAGAACTAGCCCTTCCAAAAGCTACAATATGATGACTGTATCAGGTTAA